One Brassica napus cultivar Da-Ae chromosome A5, Da-Ae, whole genome shotgun sequence DNA window includes the following coding sequences:
- the LOC106392344 gene encoding beta-glucosidase 27-like, giving the protein MMPGKKIYAAKNSFGRSNFPEGFLFGTASSAYQYEGAVNDASRGLSVWDTFVRKHPERNCYSHADQAVEFYHHYKEDIQRMKDINMDSFRFSISWPRLFPHGKKSKGVNKEGIKFYNDLIDELLANGITPLATLFHWDTPQALEDEYNGFLSEKAVDDFRDFATICFEEFGDRVKYWVTLNEPWVYSIGGYDTGRKAPGRASNYMNEAALAGESGLEVYTVSHNLLLAHAEAVEVFRNNPKCKDGKIGIAHCPVWFEPYDSNCPDDHEAVERAMEFMFGWHMDPTVYGDYPQVMKRSIGKRLPSFTAAQSQKLKGSFDFVGVNYYSAFYVKNVTDVDHNTPNWRSDACIEWKKQNKAGEILGPRGVSEWDFLYPQGLRKFLNHAKNKYGSPKFMITENGHCDIDYEKKAKLSNLMDLQRTEYHEKHLQSIHQAIKEDGVQVEGYYAWSLLDNCEWNAGYGVRYGLFYVDYNNGLKRYPKMSAMWFKEFLKKEEIEDSEKEGLMLNSLVNKKRKRFLTSSGLPSCYIPKMSESSKALELFF; this is encoded by the exons ATGATGCC aGGAAAGAAGATTTACGCAGCTAAGAACTCGTTTGGCCGATCCAATTTCCCTGAAGGCTTCTTGTTCGGGACCGCCTCATCGGCTTACCAATACGAAGGAGCCGTGAACGATGCATCTCGGGGGCTAAGTGTTTGGGATACTTTTGTCCGCAAGCATCCAG AAAGGAATTGTTACTCTCATGCGGACCAAGCAGTGGAGTTTTATCACCATTACAAGGAGGATATCCAACGAATGAAAGATATCAATATGGATTCATTCAGATTCTCAATCTCATGGCCTCGGCTTTTTCCTC ATGGAAAGAAAAGCAAAGGAGTGAACAAGGAGGGAATCAAATTCTACAACGACCTCATCGACGAACTCCTAGCCAACG GAATCACACCTCTAGCGACTTTGTTCCATTGGGATACTCCACAAGCCTTAGAAGATGAATACAACGGGTTTTTAAGCGAAAAAGCTGT TGATGATTTCCGCGATTTTGCTACCATATGTTTTGAGGAATTTGGCGACCGTGTGAAATATTGGGTGACACTAAATGAGCCATGGGTTTACAGTATTGGTGGTTACGATACAGGGAGAAAAGCTCCTGGCCGCGCCTCTAATTACATGAACGAAGCAGCTTTAGCCGGTGAATCTGGTCTGGAGGTGTACACTGTTAGTCACAATCTACTCTTAGCTCATGCTGAAGCTGTTGAAGTCTTCAGAAATAACCCAAAG TGTAAAGATGGAAAAATCGGTATTGCACATTGTCCGGTCTGGTTCGAACCTTACGACTCGAACTGTCCTGATGATCACGAAGCAGTTGAGCGTGCCATGGAATTTATGTTTGGGTG GCATATGGATCCAACGGTCTATGGAGATTATCCACAAGTCATGAAAAGATCAATAGGAAAAAGATTACCGTCGTTTACTGCAGCTCAATCTCAGAAATTAAAAGGATCTTTTGACTTCGTGGGAGTAAATTATTACAGTGCCTTTTACGTTAAAAATGTTACTGACGTCGATCATAACACTCCAAATTGGAGATCCGACGCATGCATCGAATGGAAAA AACAAAACAAAGCTGGAGAAATTTTGGGACCTAGAGGTGTTTCAGAATGGGACTTTTTATACCCGCAAGGATTAAGAAAGTTTCTAAATCATGCAAAAAACAAATACGGAAGCCCTAAATTTATGATAACTGAAAATG GACATTGCGATATTGACTATGAAAAGAAAGCTAAACTCTCGAATCTGATGGATCTTCAGAGGACAGAGTACCATGAAAAACATCTCCAAAGCATCCACCAGGCCATCAA GGAGGATGGTGTTCAAGTAGAAGGGTACTATGCATGGTCATTGCTTGACAATTGCGAATGGAACGCTGGTTATGGTGTTAGATACGGACTATTTTACGTAGACTACAACAATGGTTTAAAACGTTATCCAAAAATGTCGGCAATGTGGTTCAAAGAGTTtttgaagaaagaagagattgaaGATTCCGAGAAAGAAGGATTAATGTTGAACTCTCTTGTTaataagaagaggaagagattCTTAACATCTTCTGGTTTGCCTTCCTGTTATATACCTAAGATGTCCGAATCCTCTAAAGCCCTTGAACTCTTTTTCTAA
- the LOC106392351 gene encoding beta-glucosidase 15-like isoform X3 has product MRGKYLCLLVLIVLASNEVLAAKNNSSTTPKLRRSDFPEDFIFGSATSAYQIEGAAHQDGRGPSIWDTYSEKYPEKIKDGSNGSVAADSYHLTRLQEDVALLHQIGFNAYRFSISWSRILPRGNLKGGINQAGIDYYNNLINELLSKGIKPFATIFHWDTPQSLEDAYGGFRGAEIVNDFRDYADICFKNFGDRVKHWMTLNEPLTVVQQGYVAGGMAPGRCSNFTNPSCTGGDGATEPYIVGHNLLLAHGAAVKVYREKYKASQKGQVGIALSAGWYLPYTESAADRLAAARIMAFTFDYFLEPLVTGKYPVDMVNNVKGGRLPTFTAQQSKTIFIPMLKGSSDFIGINYYSSAYAKDVPCPTEYVTLFSDPCASVTGEREGVPIGPKAGSDWLLIYPKGIRDLILYAKYKFKDPVIYITENGRDEIDTGKRFLKDGDRIDFYARHLEMVKDAISIGANMKGFFAWSLLDNFEWAAGYTARFGIVYVDFKDGCKRYPKKSADWFKKFLNPKKSN; this is encoded by the exons atgagAGGAAAGTATCTTTGTTTACTAGTGCTCATTGTCTTGGCGTCCAATGAAGTACTTGCTGCCAAGAACAACTCTTCGACAACACCTAAATTAAGAAGAAGTGATTTTCCAGAAGATTTCATTTTTGGGTCTGCAACATCTGCTTACCAG attgaAGGGGCTGCACATCAAGATGGTAGAGGACCAAGTATCTGGGATACATACTCAGAAAAATATCCAG AGAAGATAAAGGATGGTAGCAACGGATCTGTTGCAGCTGACTCTTACCATCTTACAAG ATTGCAGGAAGATGTGGCTTTATTGCATCAAATTGGCTTCAATGCTTACAGATTTTCTATCTCATGGTCAAGAATATTGCCTC GAGGAAATTTAAAAGGAGGAATCAACCAGGCTGGTATTGACTATTACAACAACTTAATCAATGAGCTTTTGTCCAAAG GAATTAAGCCTTTTGCCACAATTTTCCATTGGGACACACCACAAAGCCTTGAAGATGCTTACGGTGGATTCCGTGGCGCAGAGATTGT AAACGATTTTCGAGATTATGCGGATATTTGCTTTAAGAATTTTGGAGATAGAGTGAAGCACTGGATGACATTGAACGAGCCATTAACAGTGGTGCAACAAGGGTATGTTGCAGGTGGAATGGCTCCAGGAAGATGCTCCAATTTCACAAACCCTAGTTGCACAGGCGGAGATGGAGCTACCGAGCCTTATATCGTCGGTCACAACCTCCTCCTTGCTCACGGAGCCGCCGTAAAAGTTTACAGAGAAAAATACAAG GCATCTCAAAAAGGTCAAGTTGGTATCGCTTTGAGCGCGGGTTGGTACTTGCCCTATACAGAATCAGCCGCAGATAGGTTAGCTGCGGCACGAATCATGGCCTTCACATTTGACTACTTTCTGGAGCCACTTGTAACTGGTAAATACCCAGTGGACATGGTCAACAACGTTAAAGGCGGTCGTTTACCTACATTCACCGCTCAACAATCTAAGACCATCTTTATCCCA atgCTTAAGGGCTCATCTGATTTCATTGGCATCAATTATTACTCTTCCGCTTACGCAAAGGATGTCCCCTGCCCTACCGAATATGTTACACTGTTCTCTGATCCTTGTGCCAGCGTCACAG GTGAAAGAGAAGGAGTTCCCATCGGTCCAAAG gcTGGATCAGATTGGCTTTTGATATATCCAAAGGGAATTCGTGATCTTATCCTCTATGCTAAATACAAGTTCAAAGACCCGGTCATCTACATAACCGAAAACg GAAGAGATGAAATTGATACCGGTAAAAGATTTCTTAAAGACGGCGATAGAATCGACTTCTATGCTCGACATCTTGAGATGGTTAAAGACGCGATCTC GATTGGAGCTAATATGAAAGGATTTTTCGCGTGGTCGTTGTTGGACAACTTCGAATGGGCAGCAGGATACACAGCTCGTTTCGGGATAGTTTACGTGGATTTCAAAGATGGATGTAAGAGATACCCCAAAAAATCGGCTGATTGGTTCAAAAAGTTCTTGAATCCAAAGAAAAGCAACTGA